In Delphinus delphis chromosome X, mDelDel1.2, whole genome shotgun sequence, the DNA window CTGTTCATTTGTCTGTTAACCTCTTTCTTTAGTGGTAGTGATGgtagttgcttttttaaaaattataaaaaccatacacacatgcatatatacatatatcacaccCTCTAGAGAAAACAGTTTGGTGCTTGTCTTAACAGGCTTTTTTCCAAATGCTTACAAACAtacattaaatttatttgttttacaaaaatgggaTACACACAGACATAATCATAGAATTTGCTGTTTTCTCTTAAGTATACGTTATCTTTGGACATCTGTCCGTGTCAGGAaattctgacttaaaaaaaaaaaatcttctttgggCGAAGATAAGCTCCCTTACAACAAggacttgtttttttcttaattgtttttctggggttttttgccTTGAATATAGTAGTTACACAATGTTAGAATGAATTAATCAATAAAGGGGGGGGTCTTGATAATGTCATTAATTTTCAGCATTTCTGGGGAGGGAATTCTTTTCAAATAAGACTTTTTATTCTCAGATGAAGAGCATGGTGACCACATGGCTATAAAGAATGTAACGTGGGATCCAATCTTTAACCTCTCCAGTGTCCTGAGTGATAGTGACCCCGGGGATCCTTTGTGACTGGGCATGGTCTTCTCCTGTGGTGCTCATTCCACTTTCACAAAAGCTAACCAAAAGAATGGGGGAATTATTGTAAGGATCCTTGTGGCCAAAAGGGAAATGAAATCTTATGGAAATCTAATACAGGTATTATCGTGGCAATGAACTTCAAGGAATGTGGAATTTAGAAGTTGTTCTAAAGTCAGCTTTAGGGACCTCCTGTATCTAATATTGCATAAACATAATTCAGCTATTttccttttgcctgttttttttctttttttaacttccttttggtttctttacctctttttctgctttatattcttaattttgacTTGCTCATGACTCTTTAATTCTACTTTATGTTTTTCCTCTGTCAGTCCTTTCAGCTCCCTTTGCCTGTTGTCTGATTCTTTCTACATACttggaaatatttccaaatttctgCTTAGAGTCTGATTCTTTCCATATTTCTGGAAATATTTCCGTATTTTTACCTACTGTCTGATTCTTTCCACAGTTCTAAATGTTCGAAAATGAGATCTGACCTACCTTATCCCTGTTTGGCTAGAGCTTTTTGTGTCAGACCCTCTTATAGGCTGCCAGTAGCATATGGGATGGCTTCCTATACTTCAGATGCCCACCTTTGTCAACTGTGAACTAGGATCAAAGGACAGAGTTACTGAAATAAAGAATGGGTGTCTGAGCCTGATCCCTCAGCAGGAACAGAGTAGGCCAGTTTCCCTAAGAATAGGCAGTGCATGTTGGCAGTCACCATGATATATGTATTTATCTAGGGTGGCAGTTAACCTGAAAGTATTGTTAATTGGGAAAACAAGGCTAacgtaaaacaaacaaataattgtaTACatgttataatatatttttataacaaatttcTTGTTACAGAAGCAgcatttattaattataagaacatttgaaaatacagagaaccaaaaagaagaaaacacttccaGTCTCCACCAGCCACAATTTTCTGTGCATTGTTTGTTAAGTGCTCACTGTGTAAGGAAGAACCAAAAGTGCTATAGGAGTTCAGAAAACCAAGAGATAACCATGAGTAGAAGAGAAGTGGACAGTAAACATGGTGAAGGAAGAATCTGAGCTCGGCCATGATGTGAACTGAGAATTTCATGTACAGAGACAGGGCATTTTAGTAAGGGTGTAATAGAAAAGACACATAGAAGAGAGGTCTGGGCTGTAGACAAAACTTTGAGAGGCTTTTAACTATAATACTGGCTAAGATGTATGCCTACTATGGGCTATGGTGTAGAGAAACAGGCAGTCTCCCCtattgataggaatgtaaattggcaaaGTCTTTTTGGTAGGGGAATTGGAAAGTTATATTACAATTTAGAGCATGCTGACCCTTTGATCTagcaatttcatttctagaaattaaTTACACAGATATATTCACATAAGTATGCAAAGTTATAGATGTACAGAGATTTTGTGTAAGATTGCAATTATTCTTTCCTTGCAAGTTTAGCAGAACTTACCGGTGAGGTCATCTGGGTCTGGAGTTTTCTTTATGGGAAGAGTTTTGAggattgattcaatttctttaatggttatgGGTCTGGTTaggttataaaatgtatttttctatacatttatcCAGGATTTTAAGTTGTTAGCAGGAAGCTTAATCCAAATACCTGGCCTGCCATATATTATAGCAACATTGAGTTAAAATCATACAACTTGGAGttcaaattcacattaaaaaatacttctataGTTTTTCATCCTGAATAATCAGggactgaatttaaaaattccttaCTTATTACTAACATTATACACTTTATTTTCCAGCTACAACgtcaaccatcaccactaccacggtcaccaccaccagcaccagcaccagcaccaccagtAGCTTTACCATGAATCTAAAACCACTGACATCAACTGGCATGAATAACACTGTTCCATTCGGCATGATTCCTAAACCTTTTACTTTGACCATTAGGTAAGCCTATTTGAAAATTCGTGTGAGTCTCATTTTCTTTGTCATATAGAAGGCATAGTTTGCTTGTACATCTTTAGAATAGTGTTTGAATGTTAGGTAAATGACTCAGAGTCAAGGAGCAGTTAGGGAAAGAATTTCTGTTGCTTAGGAAGTTGAACAACGAAAAGGATACCATTGTCTTCTGAATACCATTATAATACAATTATTACTATTGCTAataatagataacatttattgTGCAATTACTATATGTTTAGAAATATTACAGTGCTTTACAGCATCataccatttaatcctcacaataaccttatgaggtaggtactatttttgttctcattttatagatgagtagaCTGGAGCACATAAAGATTTTATAATTCACCTCTGGTCACACACTTGGTAATGGTTGAGCCAGGATTAAAATTCAGGTAGTCAAGCTCTAGAGCCTGTATTCTTACAATTTATGCCATGTTCATCTCTaagtatttgggttttttttttacaactttattggagtataattgctttgcagtgttgtgttagtttctgctgtacaacaaagtgaatcagctatatatatacatatatccccatatcccctccctcttgagcctccctccgaccctccctatcccaccactctaggtggtcacaaagcaccgaggtgatctccctgtgctatgcagctgcttcccactagctatttattttacatttggtagtgtatatatgtccatgccactctctcacttcgtcccagcttacccttcccccactgtgtcctcaagtccgttctgtaCATCTgcatttaattaaactttttattttgagttaactGTAGATTCACATTTACttctaagaaataatacaaaaaattctGTGTGTACTTAACCTAGTTTTCCCCAATAATAATATCTTGCGatactatagtacaatatcacattcaggatactgacattgatataatcaagatatagaacagttccatcacaaCAAGGATCCCTCCTGTTGCCCTTTTATATCCACACTCGCTaccctcttctcctttccctgaaCCTGGGCAACAAGtgctctgttctccatttctatgaccttgacatttaaagaaatgtcatacaaatggaatcatacagcgtGTGACCTTTGGGAACTGTTTTTCCCACTAAGCATAATTCCTTGAGATAAAGTTGTCATGTGCatcaatagtttgttcttttttatttctgagtagtattccatggtattaTAGATGTGCCAtcatttgtttaaccattcacccattgatggacgtctaggttgtttccagttggagactattatgaataaagctgctatgaacatttatgtacaggtttttgGTGAACCTAAgtctcatttctctgggataaatgcccaggtgTACagttgctggatgatatggtagttgcaagtttatttttttaggaaaCCGCTGTAAatcttttccagagtggctgtaccattttacctgcccagcagcaatgtatgagagatcCACCTTGTCCACACTGTTGCCAggatttggtgttgtcactattttttacttTAGCCCTTCTAATAGATATGAAgtggtgtctcactgtggttttaatttgcattcccctgatgactaatgacgttgaacatcttttcatgtgttaatCTGCCATCTGCATGTTTTCATTTGTGAAGTGTCTTttcatatcttttgtccattttctacttgaatttgttttttgactgagttttgagagttttatgtattctagatacctgccttttgtcagatatgtggtttacaaacattttttctaactctgtaatttgtcttttcatcttttaaagagTATTTCACCAAACAAAACTTAATTGATGAGGtctgatttatcaatttttcctttaatgaattgtgcttttagtgtcaagTTTAAGAACTCTTTGCTTAACCCTAggtcccaaagattttctcctaatttttttctaaaagttttatagttttacattttatatttaaggttGTGATCtcttctgagttaatttttatataagatgtGTGTTTTAgattgagattctttttttttgggtggggggtctatggatgtccagttttttcagcatcatttgttgaaaggcTATTTTCTGCCATCGTATGGCTCtttcacctttgtcaaaaatcaattggacGTATttgtgtcaaatgctttttctgcctcaATTGATAGgatcttttaagatttttgttctttagCTTCATGATATGGTGAAATATAGtcaatgattttcaaatgttgaaccatccttgcatatGTGGAATagatcccacttggtcatgatgtataattttttaatacatttttggattcagtttactagtattttgtttgtGGGCTTTCATATCcaagttcatgagagatattggtccgtagttttgttttctttcttttttaaattctgtccTTGGTTTTGATATCTGAATGTTACTAGCCTTATAAGATGATCTGGGAAgtattcccttctcttctattttatagaagaaattttgtaaaatttgtgTTAATTCACTAAAAGTTTGgcagaattctccagtgaaaccccTTTTTAAGgagcttttaaattataaatcaatttCTTTAGTGGTTCTAGGACTATTCAGGTTATGTTTCATCTTCCATGAGTTTTAGTAGTATGTggttttcaaggaattggttTGTTTCTTCTAAATTGTGGAATTTATGAGTGTAAAGTTGTACATATTTCCTTTTTGTCCTTTTAATAGCTATAGGCATACTCCcctatttcatttctgatattggtgaTTTGTAGCtttcttttatcaattttattcatcttttcccaAAGGAGtagcttttatttcattgattattctctattattttcattttcaatttcattgatgtCTACTCTTTATGAATTTTTGCCTTCTGATTGCAttggttttattttgctcttttttcttgaggtatgaacttagattattgatttgagacatttccccttttgtaatgtaaagcatttagtgctataaatatcCTTCTTAGCACTGTGTTAGCTTTGTACTACATCTTCTataatgttgtattttcattttcatccaaTTCTATGTACTTAAAAAATTTCCCTTGTGAATTCCTCTTTGACTcatagattatttagaagtgtgttaatATCCAAGTGTTtggatattttcttgttttttatttttatattgatttctaatttgagTCCATTATGATTGGAGAGCATGctctgtatgatttcagttctgATATATTTGTTCAGATTTGTTTTACGAGCGGGGATATGGTCTTTCTTGGtcagtgttccatgagcacctaaaaattgttttctgctcttgggtagagtgttctataTATGTCAATTAGATTCTGTTGCTTCACTGTATTTTCAGATCTGTATCCTTGCTGCTCTAGTGCTTCTTTTCAGTTGTGGAAAGTGGCTTTTTGAATTTCCCAACTGTAATTGTGGATTTgactatttttctctttagccctatcagttttgcttcatgtattttggggtcCTGCTGTTTGGTTGGTACATATTCAGGATCATTAGCTTTCCTGGTGCTTTAATTCCTTTATTACTATGTAATGTTCCTCTTTGactctggtaattttctttgctctcaaatcaactttatctgatattaatatagccatttatttttaacaattaatCTTGcatgtatatctttttccatccttttactttcaacatgTGTTCttgtatttgaagtgagtttcttatagacagcatattgATGGATCataatttttatccattctgccaatctctctCTGTTAGTTGGTATATTTAGCAcatctacatttaaggtaattattgatgtgttagggcttaagtctgccattttattattttgttgttgttgttttttgttacctctgttttttgttttctgtttctctttttttaaacttcctgtgGGTTATTCAGACATTTTTTAGGTTTCCGGCTTGTTCTGTTTATAGTGCTTCTGAGTATATTGCTTTGTATAGTTTTCTTACTGAGTGCTCTAGGTGTTGCAATATACATATGTAACTTACAACCATCTAGCTATAATGACGTTTTACCACTTTGGGTAAAGTGTAGAAACCTTACTTCCGTTTAGTTCCCTTTATGCTTCTTACCTTTTAAGTATAGTCGTCTCAGGTATTTCCTCTATGTACTTTGAACACCACATTCCATGGTGTTATACTTTTTTGCTTCAACCATCAAATATGATTTACAAAACTCACGAGGGGTAGAATAGCCTATTATATTTACCCTTTTCCAACCATTTAGctgttcttctttcctttatgAAATTCCATGCCTTCTTCTGTTTTCAGTTCCTTTCTATTTCGCCAATATTCAAGGGTAGTTTCGACAGCAACAAATTCTCTTTAGTTTGCTTtgcataaaaatatctttatattccCTTCATTTCTCAAGGACATTTTCACCAGATATAGCAGTTGTGGTCAACAGTTTTTTTCTTCAGTACTTGAAAAATGTTGTGACACTTGCTTCTAGCCTCTATGGTTTAAGATGAGAAATCTCCTGTCATTCAAATTAGGGTTGCATTTTAAGTAATGTGttgtttctctctggctgctttcaagatttttttctttatttttagttttcagaaatttaagTATTATATGTCTTAGTATAGATTTCTTTGAATTATTCTCTTTGGGATTTGCTCAGCTTCTTAAGTCTTTAGGTTTATATCTTTTGACAACTTTGGGAATTTTTCaacctttatttttcagaatactttttaaatctcattctgtctttttttgtctttgtatAATTCTCTGATGATAAGTATGTTACCTCTTATTACCATCCTCCAGTTCcttgacatttttttcattttttgtctctATTCTCTCTCTGCTGTTCTGTAAGTTCTATTAATTTAtcctcaagttcactgattctattCTCTGTCATCTCTACTCTAGTATCAAACCCTTCAAGTGAgcatttatttcagttatttttcttttctttaatttccatctGATTGTTTTTCataacttctatttctttgctgaggttttcttttttttcatttgtttccccaGACTTCATAATTGcttgttggaacatttttttgatggttgctttaaaattcttttcagataattccaacatcagATACCTCTCAATGTTGGGATCTCtaggttgttttcttctcttttgagttgtcattttcctggttcttgatATGATGGGTAATTTTCGATTGTATCCTGTACATTTTATCTATTATGTTAGGAGATCTTGGTCCTATTTAAATCTTTGTTAATTAGGGAATCCTTTTGTTAAGGTGTAGTGCAAAAGTTGGGTACGTTTGTATGTTCAGCTTCCCACTGGACCCTGCCCACACCACCTCAGCCAAAGTGGTGCAGTGACTCACACTGCCTCAGTGCAGATGAAAGGTGTGGAAGTTCAGTTCCCCCTCCGCCCTGCTGACTCATTCCCCATGAAAGTGGGGGCATTGCATCGTACTACTTCATTGCCTCTAGTGGGGTTATAAGCTCAACTCCCATCTGGGCCCCAGGGCTCCCAGAACAAGAGGAAGCGGGGGACTAACTCATATTGCTTAGTTGCTGCAGAATTTCAGCTTCCTATTGGGCCCCACTGACACAGGCGGAGGGGGGAAGCAAGATGTCAACTACTCTGCCTCATATCACTTCATTCAGCCTCATTGATGGTGGGTTGGTATGGAAGCTTAGCTCACTACTGGGTCCCACTGACATAGGCTCTGGGAGACGGGGGACAAGAGTGCTGACTGAGGCTCTGGGAGAAGGGGCACAGAGTGCTGGCCCTGCTTTGCCCTGCCTCAGTCAGTCTTAATTTTTCCAGTGGATATAGAGGTTAAGCTTTCCACTTAGCCTTGCTGACATAGGGGTGGTGGGAGGTGGAGTCCTTATTAGCCCGAGTTGCATTACCTTGTTCAGTCTTAATGATGCCAGGTGGGTATACAGGTTCAGGTCTCCATTGGCCGCCACTGACACTGAAGACAAGGGGTGAAGCCTCATGGTAACTAACACTGTCTCACTCTGCCTTATTAAGTCTTGTTGCTGCTGGGTGGGGATTTAGGTTCAGCTTATCATTGGACCTCGCCAACAATGCCCTGGTGGGGTAATTGGAAcactgcctgcctctgctggGCTGGGAATTGATGATCAGCTCTCCACCCAGCCCTCCCGACACTGCCCCAGCAGGGAATCAGAGCATTGCCTGGTTCCGCCAGTCCCTTGATGGAAAATAAGGTATCTGTTCAGCCTATTTGATACCACCTGGTAGGGGAATCAGAGTTCCCCTTAATTCTGCCCAGTGGAGGGTGGAAGATCAGCTGCCTACTGTGCCATGGATACTGCTTAGATGGGGAGTGGATCACTTTGACTAAgagctgaggggagagggaaTCCCATCTCTTTGGCCGCATAAATGCAGAATGGAGCTTACGTCATGCTGAgttgagggagaaggaagggagcagTTTGTGGCACAGACTTTAGCTGTTCTTACTGAAATTTAGTAGATATCTTAATAAATTGTTATTTGCTGTATTCCATTAAGATAATTTCCAGAGAGTTTGAatggttgtttttaaaataatctttaccaGTTATGGTGGTTTTGTTGGGGAGCAGGTCTGAGAAACTCCTCATgtgctgttttcttctttaagtcCTCATATGTTGCACTAAAGTATAAAAGAATCTGATCATACTTTTGAAAGTATGATCATATGATCATACTGTATCCTTTTTTTTAGTGAAATCATAACTCCTGTGATGACATATGGTCAGCTGAGTGGTCTGGTAAACAAATGGAGCCTTGAGTTAGAGGATCAAGAGAAACACTTTCTTCACCAGGTCACCCAGGTCAATGCTTGGGACTATACATTGATTGAGAATGGTGAGACGGTAAGAAGATATTCTCATTAATCTACCTGCATTGTACAAGCACTTTCAGATGAACACAGGAGAATAGACCTGTGTTTAGTGGTTAATTTTTCCTTCCAATATTGgtgataaacttaaaaatattttctgtaggtAATAAGTGCCCTGAATTAGGAACTCTTTCATACTTGAAgtgtatatgagaaaaaaaatactactttaaaattacaatgtaaattcaaatatttacactattgtattcttattttcctttatagattaTTGCTTTACATGGAGAAGTGCAAAAGGTGAAACAGGATCAGAAAAGGTAGAATCTTAGATTCCCTAGGTTGAAAGATTAAAGATCTATTTCTTTGTCCAGTTGTTTTTCCTTGTTATAGTttattgacatttattttgtCACTCCACATTCCTTTCGTCAGCCCTTCTATtgacttgttatttttttcaggcTGGAGGAAGAATTGTATTTTATCCTGTCACAGCAGAAAGAACTAGAAGATCTCTTGACCCCTTTAGAGGAGTCTATAAAGGACGAGAGTGGGTCTGTTGGTCTGCAGCATACAGATGAGGAGCGTGAGAGGATGTAAGCAACTGAATAAAGATTGAGGAATGGGGCAGGACTTAGCtaccaaaaaagggaaaaaatggtatTGAAAGGCAGGGAATAAAATAATTGGTAGAAAAGTGCAAGTTCTGGTAGTTGCCATTTATCACCTTATTTGACTATTATCTTTTCAGACTGCTTGAAAATGAAGTAATCATTCTGGCAATTTTGTTTTATAGCATTTTGTACAATGTTATTAATCTCAAGCTTATACATGACCACTTATATAAAGTTTTTATATTTGTCAAATTTGTTCTTAAATCAGAAATACCAATTTTATATATGTGGTGTCATGATATTGTGGAATATTTATGATCTCCTATTTATACCAACTCTTTTAAACCTAATGTTCCTTCAGTTGCTTCAGTGATAAATCCATTTCCTATTTTAAAGGCAATTAGTTAATCTGGGGGCAAACTGCATGGCTTTTAAACGTTGAATGATTTTGTCAATGTCTTGGgctggatatattttatttgtgtgtgatTTAGTCTTCACCTTTGGTCAATATATTGCCAATGTTCCCACAGTAACTCTATCTCTTTGGACCTGAGATTTGTTAATCAGGCCAAATTATAAAATGCTGTTAGGAGAACTTGTATGAATGGCTACATAAACTAGATTGAGGTTAAATCTGACTCATTTTATCAATGGCTTATTAGTGAGTCAAGActgagcttattttttaaaaccttgcaAGTTAGCTTTTTTGTAGGTGCATTAAATGTGATAAGTACAGCTAATCTGTATGGACCCTAgttctgtttctgcttttgtaTTTCAGCCTTTGtgaatatttctttcctttgcattGACTATTCTATGCATTCTATCATTTTTGGGGGGAAACATAGATTTACATTTTCAGCCATGAGATCCTAACTGTAGGTTGAAGAAATAATTGAAACATTAGGTTCTTTCCAATTGCTTTTAGGTAGTCAGATTTACATTGTGTTGGAATCTTTACTAGAATCTTCAACAATCTAGGCAACCAATTACCTATAAGTACTTTGGGACAGAAAAGCAGTAGATGGTTATCAATAAATCTAattgaattatttaatatttatagacGTTAAGATTGAAAAATCCTCTGGTCACTTTAATTCTTATAAACATATTCATTGACTAGgttaagagtgtgtgtgtgtgtgtgtgtgtgtgtgtgtgtgtgtgtgtgtgcatgcacaaaTAGTTGGTGTGGAAATCTTGAGAATTTAGTCAACTAATCAATTTGTTGTGAACTTAGCAGATTTATCTGCCTTTGATTATTGTGAatctcatttcttaaaatatcttttgttGGATGATGGAGGATATTTGTATaagtttttactttgaaaatttatGTATTCAAAATTGTTGAAGACATCTCAGCATTTACTAAATATTGCCAAACACCAAATAACTTCTCACATATCTAAGTGACCTATGGGTTTATTCTGATACCTAAAAAGAGAGTAAATAGGTGACTGTAAAAATGACAAGATGGATAAAAGCCTTCACCTATGGAGTCTTTTTAGAATATGGTCATGAATGCTACATCCATTAAAATGAGAAGGTAGGGGAACTGGGGCAAATCCAGTTGGTGGTATCATTCTTTGTATGTCAGTAACAGTGCATAGTGGAGAAAACATTTCTGGTTAATCCCTTTATTTTACCTACCTTTTCAGTTACCAGTTAGCAGAAGATGTATATGCTCGGCTGAAACGAACGGCCCAAGATCTCAAGGACATTATTGAGTACCTGAATACATTTGGAAGTCCTGCTGACACTACTGGCCCGGTGTGTTAACTGCTTTATCTATTTAGGCAACCAGAATTTAGTATGAAATTAGCATTCTGTCGTTCCTTTAGCTAGTTACCTTCTCCTGTCCACTGTAGTGCTCCTTACCTGCCTCCAGATATATGAAGCTTTTGGGTGTAGTTAGTGGGGCAGGAAATATTTAGGAGCAGAAAAGGTTGTAAGTTTTTTTGGTTATTCCCAGGAGggtaaaaaaaattactgttctCCCAAAATTTTCAgagttttctctctgttcttcctatAAGTatgtccttgttcttttttttttttttttttttttttttgcggtatgcgggcctctcactgctgtggcctctcctgttgtggagcacaggctccggacgcgcaggctcagcagccatggctcacgagcccagccgctctgcggcatgtgggatcttcccggaccggggcacgaacccgtgtcccctgcatcggcaggcggactcccaaccactgcaccaccagggaagccctgtccttgttcttatttttctgttcacTTACTCGTTAGCTAGTTTATCCTTCCTTTTACATATTAATCTATATATTCATATAACtgtaagtgtgtatatatacatatatctgtatgtatatacatgtttgAGTCTGTTAGGTATATCCAGGCAATCCTTAACTTATAATTAGGATATATCTCAAAAGTTTGATAAGTCAACTAtaagacttaaaaatatatttttccatagatATTTGTTAAGTATGCTTATTAGGTTTCCACCTGCCTTGTGGAATCCTAGTTAACTCATAATGTAAATTTATTGTAACATGAGAAAATACAGCAGAGACTCCAATTAGAGAGTTGagatttttgagttaatttggaGGTAAGGAAGGACTGGTTTATTTTCGTTTTTCTATACTCTAATTAAAGAGCTTATTTCCTCAACCTTTCCCTATTGTCTTAGCTGCTAAATGGagtcctccctttcccctctcccaccccatgaCAGTGACGGTTAGAGGAATCTCCCCTTGTGGGAGCTTCCATTGTACTTTCTATCAGTTGATTATAATTAGGAGTGGAGCCAGGAGCTGGATAGGCGAGGATGAGTGACCTATCTGTAAGTAGTAATTATTCTTTAGTGAGCTCTTTGTCAATTATACATAGACAGTTCTTTATCTATATACATATTACTAGCTTTTTTAATTAGAAAGAGAGCATGGTATAGTTGAAAAAGCACTAGAATTTTAttcaagtcacttaatctctctgggtctTAGCTCCTTTTGCAGAATGTCAAGGGTGGACTAAATGATCTTGAAGTCTCCTCCAGCTATAAAAATTATGCCATTCCCTACTTTGCGTGAATCTAAAATTGaataattacaaatataaattagTCTGGGATTATACATGCTACCATCTTCCTGGGTTCATGCAGATGCAGGAGTTGACAATATAGGTTTTCTTTTTAGTGAAAGATTAGATCACCATtgtgattctaaaattcaaaattgttttgttgTCATAGAACTTTGATGCATAGATAAATACATGCATACTTAGACATGAAGCAGAGTTGATGTCTAATCTCTCTGTGttgaattaatataaaatgagTGTTCTGAACAGAGTAAGTAAAAGGAGACTGTAATCC includes these proteins:
- the NUP62CL gene encoding nucleoporin-62 C-terminal-like protein, encoding MLMGLAVTWQREFQDVSSVSAERLNSHGYREAYLDWTASCPADPEQRGQKGLVPASTVATATSSSTMLFTSFSNVSTSTAATGLSFGGAPTTLAGMLGGTALGFGLNFPGAGGAAAVASTTTSTITTTTVTTTSTSTSTTSSFTMNLKPLTSTGMNNTVPFGMIPKPFTLTISEIITPVMTYGQLSGLVNKWSLELEDQEKHFLHQVTQVNAWDYTLIENGETIIALHGEVQKVKQDQKRLEEELYFILSQQKELEDLLTPLEESIKDESGSVGLQHTDEERERIYQLAEDVYARLKRTAQDLKDIIEYLNTFGSPADTTGPLQQICKILNAHMDFLQWIHQTSGMLQRNVEEIEVFEHRHYREQECNVRIAFD